The Spirosoma foliorum genome has a window encoding:
- a CDS encoding helix-turn-helix domain-containing protein, which translates to MDINFRLFDLIVILGISQGLVYSALLLVKYGQYVSKRILALILFVFCILSAKILLHTLGLWQNPYLRYFPLAFDLTFQPLLYLYVVSLTQKGFTVKRSYFLHFAPTLIFFAHALWVYIQTQTTDSLALKDQLAEALHFNAVKEVEDILSVLSGAIYGFLSYRRVVRYRQWLFNTIASTSYPTYLWLRNVLIATGGIFGLLVINIFLDFSVSLSDRYFVHWQLFYVYLAATVYYLGIMGYQQVPFEVAFDASESEPSPKRVVDTLPYDQVQTIKHRIDVALEQDRLFLDPELNLNSLASRLHSSPGLVSAVINSEFDKSFRSLINERRVEEVKHRLTDPAYKHLSILGIALETGFNSEASFYRVFKSITGLSPRQYSAQIAPNTESENSQKLK; encoded by the coding sequence TTGGACATAAACTTCCGTCTCTTTGATCTGATCGTTATTCTGGGTATTTCTCAGGGACTGGTTTATAGTGCCTTATTGCTAGTAAAGTATGGCCAGTATGTCAGTAAGCGGATTCTGGCACTGATCCTGTTCGTTTTCTGCATTCTCAGCGCAAAAATCCTGCTGCATACATTAGGCTTATGGCAAAATCCGTACCTACGCTACTTCCCATTAGCCTTCGATCTGACCTTTCAGCCCTTACTATATCTCTATGTTGTCTCGCTAACGCAAAAGGGCTTTACGGTTAAGCGATCGTATTTCCTTCATTTTGCCCCTACCCTGATCTTTTTTGCGCACGCTCTTTGGGTTTATATCCAGACACAAACAACGGATAGCCTCGCCCTTAAAGATCAATTGGCCGAAGCTCTTCACTTCAATGCGGTTAAAGAGGTCGAAGATATACTGTCGGTACTGTCGGGGGCGATTTACGGTTTTTTAAGCTACCGACGCGTTGTCCGGTATCGCCAGTGGTTATTTAATACCATTGCCAGCACATCCTACCCGACTTACTTATGGCTGCGGAATGTGCTGATTGCTACCGGCGGAATTTTCGGTTTGCTGGTTATCAATATCTTCCTCGATTTCAGTGTGTCGCTGAGCGATCGCTATTTCGTTCACTGGCAACTGTTTTACGTGTATCTGGCCGCAACCGTCTATTATCTGGGCATTATGGGCTACCAGCAAGTGCCTTTCGAGGTGGCTTTCGATGCATCGGAAAGCGAGCCATCACCCAAGCGCGTAGTCGATACACTACCTTATGATCAAGTGCAGACCATAAAGCACCGCATTGACGTAGCCCTTGAGCAGGATCGACTTTTTCTAGATCCCGAGTTAAACCTCAACAGTCTGGCGAGTCGGCTGCACAGTTCACCGGGCTTAGTTTCGGCAGTCATCAACAGCGAATTCGATAAAAGCTTCCGTAGCCTCATCAATGAACGGCGGGTTGAAGAAGTCAAACACCGGCTCACCGATCCGGCTTATAAACACCTGTCCATTCTGGGAATCGCGTTAGAAACCGGGTTTAATTCAGAAGCCAGTTTTTATAGGGTCTTTAAATCAATCACCGGGCTATCGCCCCGGCAGTATAGCGCCCAAATCGCTCCCAATACCGAAAGTGAGAACTCTCAAAAGCTAAAATGA
- a CDS encoding C10 family peptidase, whose amino-acid sequence MQRVWLTLFLSFFIAKTTFAQLQQPVSLKGTYLLKTEWDQFGKYAQYAPDNHVLGCWSTALAQILYYHQLRPTGVVSYQCSKGYTIQDTLSNHSFSWNQFATRIDSNTPEVAQKTVARFSYMTAEAIRKDFGTDHYLEMVNPVKQLETYFPCQAEFYVSFTEPIPIPQEQLNAIARKENIEHVLKSDEVIKLIETEIDAKRPVYFHFGNFSTYGHSTVIDGYQSENNTFWVHINYGSGGKRSGWYDLFKPIDVADDIKLRAFVTVSPRPQ is encoded by the coding sequence ATGCAACGCGTCTGGTTAACTTTATTTCTATCGTTCTTCATTGCCAAAACGACTTTCGCCCAACTCCAGCAGCCCGTTTCGCTGAAAGGCACGTATCTGCTAAAAACCGAGTGGGATCAATTTGGGAAATACGCCCAATATGCCCCCGACAACCATGTATTGGGATGCTGGAGTACAGCGCTGGCTCAAATTCTCTACTACCACCAACTTCGACCTACGGGCGTTGTTTCGTATCAGTGCTCCAAAGGATACACCATTCAGGATACCTTATCGAATCATTCGTTTTCGTGGAATCAGTTTGCGACTCGCATTGACTCAAACACACCGGAAGTAGCCCAGAAAACGGTGGCGCGTTTTTCCTACATGACAGCCGAAGCTATCCGAAAGGACTTTGGAACAGACCATTACCTGGAAATGGTCAATCCGGTAAAGCAGCTCGAAACCTACTTTCCCTGTCAGGCCGAATTTTATGTTTCGTTTACTGAACCTATTCCTATCCCTCAGGAGCAGTTAAATGCCATTGCCCGGAAGGAAAACATTGAGCATGTTCTGAAATCCGATGAAGTTATCAAGCTGATCGAAACAGAAATTGACGCCAAACGGCCCGTGTATTTTCATTTCGGCAACTTCTCAACCTACGGCCATTCGACGGTTATTGATGGCTACCAATCCGAAAACAACACGTTTTGGGTCCACATCAATTATGGTTCAGGCGGAAAACGTAGCGGTTGGTACGATCTGTTTAAGCCCATTGATGTAGCTGATGACATAAAACTGAGAGCTTTTGTAACCGTTAGCCCCAGACCACAATAA
- a CDS encoding exo-beta-N-acetylmuramidase NamZ family protein, with product MKTFTLVLLPLFLVCLFPINRPDLFQQELTVATPEASKIVTGADQVSAYLPYLKGKRIGMVVNQTSIIGNKPSVDSLVSLGINIVAVFGPEHGFRGNASNGAKVDDAVDEKTGIPIISLYGKNKKPTKEQLANIDLMVFDIQDVGCRFYTYINTLNHVMEACAEHGKELMILDRPNPNGFIIDGPILEKHLYSGIGMHPIPITHGCTIAEFAQMINGEGWGGLPGKDLCKLKIIRVANYTHDTPYTLPILPSPNLNTQQSIMLYPSTCWFEGTIISQGRGTYMPFTVLGAPALKGIYPFSFKPVSIKGMSETPLHQNEDCFGLDLRKYDTNIFRKTRQLNLQWLMELYKAYPDKARFFDTSYSKQIGNFNFRSGNEALQKQIIAGVSEKEIRKSWEPGLSAYKQMRKKYLLYP from the coding sequence ATGAAAACATTCACCCTCGTTTTACTTCCGTTATTCCTCGTTTGTTTGTTCCCGATCAATCGTCCAGACTTGTTTCAGCAGGAACTCACAGTCGCTACGCCTGAAGCCAGCAAGATCGTGACCGGAGCCGATCAGGTTTCCGCTTACCTTCCTTATCTGAAAGGCAAACGGATTGGGATGGTCGTTAACCAAACGTCCATTATCGGCAATAAACCTAGTGTTGACAGCTTAGTGAGTCTGGGAATCAACATCGTAGCTGTTTTTGGACCTGAGCATGGCTTTCGGGGAAATGCCAGTAACGGCGCTAAAGTGGACGATGCTGTCGATGAAAAAACCGGCATCCCGATTATTTCTCTGTACGGCAAAAACAAGAAACCCACTAAAGAGCAATTAGCAAATATCGACCTGATGGTGTTCGATATTCAGGATGTGGGCTGCCGTTTTTACACCTACATCAATACGCTCAACCACGTGATGGAAGCCTGCGCCGAACACGGTAAGGAGCTTATGATTCTGGATCGCCCCAACCCGAACGGCTTTATTATCGATGGCCCTATTTTGGAAAAACATCTGTATTCGGGTATTGGGATGCACCCCATTCCGATTACGCATGGTTGTACGATTGCTGAATTTGCACAAATGATTAACGGCGAAGGCTGGGGTGGCTTACCGGGCAAGGATTTATGTAAACTAAAAATCATCAGGGTTGCGAATTATACGCACGATACGCCCTATACGTTACCGATTTTACCGTCGCCAAACCTGAATACGCAGCAGTCGATCATGCTGTACCCCAGCACTTGCTGGTTCGAAGGAACGATCATCAGCCAGGGACGTGGCACGTATATGCCATTTACTGTTTTGGGTGCGCCCGCTCTCAAAGGCATTTATCCGTTCTCGTTTAAGCCAGTCAGTATCAAAGGTATGAGCGAAACACCACTCCACCAGAATGAGGATTGCTTTGGACTTGACTTACGAAAATACGACACCAATATCTTTCGCAAAACCCGGCAACTCAATCTGCAATGGCTGATGGAGTTATACAAAGCCTACCCCGACAAAGCCCGTTTTTTTGATACGAGCTATAGCAAACAAATCGGCAATTTTAACTTTCGAAGTGGGAACGAAGCACTCCAGAAGCAAATCATTGCGGGCGTCTCCGAAAAAGAAATCCGGAAGAGTTGGGAGCCGGGTTTATCGGCCTATAAACAGATGCGGAAAAAGTATTTGCTTTATCCTTAG
- a CDS encoding LuxR C-terminal-related transcriptional regulator: protein MISVLIADNQSLTREGLVNILSTTQDIRVTGQATTLPELIQLIADLNPDVILIDTHYDAHFSIDTLKNSQEASVLKKVLVVSNRHSRAELLQAINQGLRNHVSKECNPEEIISAVHATAKGHKFLCNKTVELLFDNQPILHQSEEGPTLSARETEIVNLIADGKTNKEIAEKLFLSIHTIKTHRKNIIKKMGFTFKNASELVLTINTLNDISYLDLL, encoded by the coding sequence ATGATCTCTGTCCTAATTGCTGATAATCAGTCATTGACACGAGAGGGTTTGGTTAACATCCTATCTACTACGCAAGATATACGTGTTACAGGCCAGGCGACCACCTTGCCGGAGCTTATACAACTCATTGCTGATCTGAACCCGGATGTTATCCTGATCGATACCCATTATGATGCTCATTTTAGTATCGATACATTAAAAAACAGCCAGGAAGCCTCCGTTTTAAAGAAGGTACTAGTAGTATCGAACCGCCATTCCAGAGCTGAACTTCTCCAGGCAATTAATCAGGGACTCAGGAATCATGTTTCCAAAGAATGTAATCCCGAAGAGATCATCAGCGCCGTTCACGCCACTGCGAAAGGCCATAAATTCCTCTGTAACAAAACAGTAGAGCTGCTTTTTGATAATCAGCCAATTCTCCACCAGAGCGAAGAAGGCCCCACTTTATCAGCCCGCGAAACGGAAATCGTCAATTTGATTGCAGACGGTAAGACGAACAAAGAAATCGCGGAAAAACTCTTTTTGAGCATTCATACCATAAAAACACACCGGAAGAATATCATCAAAAAGATGGGCTTCACGTTCAAAAATGCGTCTGAATTAGTACTGACAATCAACACATTAAATGACATATCTTATTTAGACCTATTATAA
- a CDS encoding DUF4856 domain-containing protein translates to MKRSLLALSAFSAVLLLAVSCKEDNPTTVDAVPVYTVPTTYNFTNVDYSESTTRLGMVTEMSNLMKNALTGTLDGDKLKNMFTNTSSPFSTSLTYNASGLQLKDQCYSLLQTDVNRFIDSLVAVSKTGKPASRGVAGVGVSSANAASKYALTATGVNYAQVFNKTMMGGLICYQIANNYMPAAINNSLDNATVTTGKGTALEHAWDLAFGYWGVPIDFPTNKTGAKLWGSYTTQVDSGYHANKLFMDAFLKGRAAISNKDTKTYQAQATIILEAFERVVGAAALQEVKEVKESISDNIVRNSRLSECYGFVYSLKYNPKRKITDAQIDAILALFPKNFYDLTLTDVNNIRDAIAKQYDFDSVKDVL, encoded by the coding sequence ATGAAGCGATCACTTCTAGCACTCAGCGCTTTTTCTGCCGTTCTATTACTTGCCGTAAGTTGCAAGGAAGACAATCCCACTACAGTTGATGCAGTTCCGGTATATACAGTACCAACCACCTATAATTTCACCAATGTCGATTATTCGGAATCAACTACTCGCCTGGGCATGGTTACTGAAATGTCGAACCTGATGAAGAATGCACTTACAGGTACGCTGGATGGAGACAAATTGAAAAACATGTTTACCAATACCAGCTCACCGTTCTCAACTTCTTTAACCTATAATGCGTCAGGCTTGCAATTAAAAGATCAGTGCTATTCGCTGTTACAGACGGATGTCAATCGATTTATCGACAGTCTGGTAGCGGTTAGCAAAACAGGCAAACCCGCTAGCCGGGGTGTTGCCGGTGTAGGCGTTAGTTCGGCCAATGCAGCATCGAAATATGCGCTGACCGCAACGGGTGTCAACTATGCACAGGTGTTTAACAAAACCATGATGGGCGGGCTGATCTGTTATCAGATCGCAAATAATTATATGCCTGCCGCCATCAATAATTCGCTCGATAATGCGACCGTAACAACTGGTAAAGGAACAGCGCTGGAGCATGCCTGGGATCTGGCGTTTGGCTATTGGGGTGTTCCTATTGACTTTCCGACCAATAAAACGGGGGCTAAATTATGGGGCAGCTACACAACCCAGGTCGATTCGGGTTACCATGCGAATAAGCTATTCATGGATGCTTTCCTGAAAGGTCGGGCTGCAATCAGCAACAAGGATACCAAAACGTATCAGGCGCAGGCTACCATCATTTTAGAGGCTTTTGAACGAGTGGTTGGAGCAGCCGCACTTCAGGAAGTGAAAGAAGTGAAAGAGTCGATCAGTGATAACATCGTAAGAAACAGTCGCCTTTCAGAATGCTATGGGTTTGTGTACTCATTGAAATACAACCCAAAGCGCAAAATCACCGACGCCCAAATCGACGCTATACTGGCTTTATTTCCTAAAAACTTCTACGACCTGACGCTGACAGATGTCAACAACATTAGAGATGCCATTGCCAAGCAATATGACTTTGATTCAGTAAAAGATGTACTGTAA
- a CDS encoding imelysin family protein translates to MRTFILITLAATGLIIGAQSCSKSSDDQTPVATSFDRKAMLTNLSTNLILPAYTAFQTTATNLDAAVTAFTASPDAAKLTALQAAFQAAYKQWQATSAFGFGPADQANLRVNTNTYPTDVAQINSNISSGTYNPVLLANLAAKGLPALDYLLFGIGADNNAILLQYTTDSKAANRKAYLAALSAEMKTNITTVVNAWNSGYTATFLNATGTDVGSSTGQLVNQLDYDFDVFKNYEVGIPAGIQSMGVTYPEKVQGYYSKMSVQLALLHIQAFQNIYLGKSAQGDGLGFDEYLTQIGAKSSTGGSLNDAIKAQFATATAKLQTLSDPLSDAIKTNPTSVTTTYTELQKLLVLLKTDMTSSLGILITYGDNDGD, encoded by the coding sequence ATGCGTACATTCATTCTTATAACCCTGGCCGCAACCGGACTCATTATCGGAGCCCAGTCCTGTTCGAAATCAAGTGATGACCAGACTCCGGTCGCCACTTCATTTGACCGGAAGGCTATGCTGACCAATCTGAGTACCAACCTGATTCTCCCGGCTTATACCGCCTTTCAGACAACAGCCACGAATCTGGATGCTGCTGTCACTGCCTTTACTGCCAGCCCCGATGCAGCCAAACTAACGGCTTTACAGGCAGCCTTTCAGGCAGCTTATAAACAGTGGCAGGCAACATCGGCTTTTGGTTTTGGGCCAGCCGATCAGGCGAACTTGCGGGTCAACACAAACACGTATCCTACCGATGTTGCTCAGATCAATAGCAATATCAGCTCAGGCACGTACAACCCGGTATTGTTAGCTAACCTGGCCGCAAAAGGACTTCCGGCACTCGATTATCTGCTGTTTGGCATAGGAGCTGATAACAACGCCATCCTCCTACAATATACCACTGACAGTAAAGCGGCCAATCGGAAAGCCTATCTGGCTGCCTTATCTGCCGAAATGAAAACGAATATTACAACCGTGGTAAACGCCTGGAATTCGGGCTACACCGCTACGTTTCTCAATGCTACGGGTACGGATGTTGGCAGCTCTACAGGTCAGCTAGTCAATCAGTTAGATTACGATTTCGATGTATTCAAAAATTACGAGGTCGGTATTCCTGCTGGCATACAATCGATGGGAGTTACCTACCCCGAAAAGGTGCAGGGGTATTATTCCAAAATGTCGGTTCAACTAGCTCTGCTACATATACAGGCGTTTCAGAATATTTACCTGGGAAAAAGCGCCCAGGGCGATGGTCTGGGATTCGACGAATATTTGACGCAGATAGGGGCTAAATCAAGCACTGGTGGCTCGCTGAATGATGCAATCAAAGCGCAGTTTGCGACAGCTACGGCTAAGTTACAAACCTTGTCCGATCCGCTATCCGATGCCATCAAAACGAACCCAACCTCTGTTACCACTACTTATACAGAATTACAAAAGCTACTCGTATTGCTCAAAACAGATATGACCTCCTCGTTGGGCATTCTGATAACCTACGGCGATAACGACGGCGATTAA
- a CDS encoding HTTM domain-containing protein → MSDSLKERISSFFIGQQHIAPLAVFRIAFGSIMLLSTIRFVLKGWVYAFYIKPKFHFTFYGFESVQPLGETGMYCLFGLLIVSSLFIALGLFYRVAILTFFLCFTYVELIDKTTYLNHYYFISILALLLILVPANRYFSIDVFRKPLLTVTQVPAWTISIFKLQLLLVYFFAGLSKLNYDWLIAALPLRIWLPANSHLPIIGPWLTQLWVAYAFSWFGALFDLGVGFFLLWDKTRKPAYAFVVLFHLATGLLFKIGVFPYIMIAVTPIFFSEKTHIRIIQFFRNYQKPSADHTPKGDLGVWPVSNFQEKLIWAILGLHFTIQLLLPFRFLLYPGKLYWTEEGYRFSWRVMLMEKGGTAFFHVKDPATGRQSEIVNAQYLTPLQETMMATQPDMILQYAHFLAKDYEQKGIKNPIVTAESYVTLNGSGSRLYIDSTINLATEQETFGHKPWILPFRQ, encoded by the coding sequence ATGTCCGACTCCCTGAAGGAGAGAATCAGCTCCTTTTTTATTGGGCAACAGCACATTGCTCCCCTGGCCGTCTTCAGGATCGCCTTCGGGAGCATTATGCTATTGAGCACCATTCGTTTTGTACTGAAGGGCTGGGTGTATGCTTTCTATATCAAACCGAAGTTTCATTTTACGTTTTACGGCTTCGAAAGCGTACAGCCACTCGGCGAAACAGGTATGTATTGTCTGTTCGGGCTGCTCATCGTTTCGTCACTTTTCATTGCCCTGGGTTTGTTTTATCGGGTGGCTATCCTAACGTTTTTCCTGTGCTTTACGTACGTAGAACTCATTGATAAGACCACCTATCTCAACCATTACTATTTCATCAGCATCCTTGCGCTTCTGTTGATACTGGTTCCTGCCAATCGGTATTTTTCGATTGATGTTTTCCGTAAGCCCTTGCTTACCGTTACGCAGGTTCCTGCCTGGACAATCTCCATTTTTAAGCTCCAGTTGCTGCTGGTGTATTTTTTTGCGGGCCTGTCCAAACTCAATTATGACTGGCTGATAGCCGCCCTTCCGCTCAGAATATGGTTGCCGGCCAACAGTCACTTACCCATTATTGGCCCTTGGCTAACCCAACTATGGGTGGCTTATGCTTTTAGCTGGTTCGGGGCTCTGTTCGATCTGGGCGTAGGCTTTTTTCTGTTATGGGATAAAACCCGAAAACCAGCTTATGCCTTTGTTGTCCTTTTTCATCTGGCTACGGGTTTGCTCTTTAAAATAGGCGTGTTTCCGTACATCATGATTGCCGTAACGCCGATTTTCTTTTCAGAAAAGACGCATATCAGAATTATTCAATTTTTCCGAAACTATCAGAAACCTAGCGCCGACCACACCCCTAAAGGGGATTTAGGGGTGTGGCCAGTGTCCAATTTTCAGGAAAAGCTAATCTGGGCTATTTTGGGGCTTCATTTTACGATTCAACTACTACTTCCTTTCCGCTTTCTATTATATCCGGGAAAACTATACTGGACCGAAGAAGGCTATCGATTCTCGTGGCGAGTCATGCTCATGGAAAAAGGCGGAACGGCTTTTTTTCACGTAAAAGATCCCGCAACTGGGCGACAATCCGAAATCGTTAACGCACAATACCTGACTCCTTTGCAGGAAACTATGATGGCTACACAGCCCGATATGATTCTGCAATACGCCCATTTTTTGGCCAAAGACTATGAGCAAAAAGGAATCAAAAATCCGATTGTAACGGCCGAAAGCTACGTAACGCTCAATGGCAGCGGCAGCCGTCTTTATATTGACAGTACCATTAATCTGGCAACAGAACAGGAAACGTTTGGCCACAAACCCTGGATTCTGCCCTTTCGCCAATAA
- a CDS encoding TonB-dependent receptor: MNKNGILLFLILTITSPVLAQTFTVKGHVKTALGEGIPNASLVLTNTEYATVCDSSGSYRLKRIKPGDYTLEVSAVGYKSVVRTLKLTSNQTINLTLDESIQQLTSVEVRAEKSKTFGITRLNAIEGTTINAGKKSEVIVLDDITANKATNNSRQIYAKVAGLNIWENDGAGIQLGIGGRGLNPNRVTNFNTRQNGYDISADALGYPESYYSPPAELTDRIEILRGASSLQYGTQFGGLINFKLKEGPVNKPIEVTARATAGSWGFFNTTNSIGGTVKKLQYYTFFQHKSGNGWRPNSEFNVNTAYASATYAFTNKLSLTVQYTYMNYLAHQPGGLTDAQFAIDPHQSVRARNWFNVNWNLGAAILDYQISDRLKFNSRFFGLAAGRFALGNLDYINRLDPGLARDLYKDNYNNYGNESRLLYTYKINGNPQNLLVGLRYYRGNTDRSQGLGNSNSTGTPADFMFVNLADYAYSQYTFPNYNLALFAEHILRVNSKLSIIPGIRFENITTKADGFYSVINKDQAGNVIFNQRIEEHKNNVRHFLIGGIGLSYFQNQALQVYANISQNYRAINFNDIRSVNPNIQVDPNLQDERGYSADIGVRGNLSGILNYDVSLFTINYANRIGTVQKSDPVTFNIYRYRTNVSQSRSLGLESFAELELLHFIDKQNSRTRLSVFTNLALINARYINSDEPAYRDKKVELAPDVIFKTGLSFQHKRLSATYQLAYTSDQFTDATNAVFLANAIDGLVPAYTVMDLSGQYKLSKVFMLQGSINNLANARYFTRRADSYPGPGIIPADARSFFLTVQVKL, translated from the coding sequence ATGAACAAAAACGGTATACTACTTTTCCTGATTCTAACGATAACCTCACCCGTACTGGCCCAAACCTTCACGGTGAAGGGGCACGTAAAAACAGCTTTGGGCGAAGGCATTCCCAATGCCTCCCTCGTATTAACAAACACCGAGTATGCTACGGTTTGTGATTCATCAGGCAGCTACCGTTTAAAAAGAATAAAACCTGGTGATTACACGCTTGAAGTGTCGGCGGTTGGGTACAAGTCGGTAGTCCGCACACTTAAACTTACTAGCAATCAGACCATTAATCTAACCTTAGACGAATCTATTCAGCAATTGACAAGTGTTGAAGTGAGGGCTGAAAAGAGTAAAACGTTTGGCATTACTCGCCTAAATGCGATAGAAGGAACCACTATCAATGCGGGTAAAAAAAGTGAGGTAATCGTACTGGACGATATAACGGCCAATAAAGCGACCAACAACAGTCGGCAGATTTATGCCAAAGTCGCCGGGCTCAACATCTGGGAAAACGACGGGGCTGGCATTCAGTTAGGCATCGGCGGACGGGGCCTGAATCCCAATCGGGTAACCAACTTCAACACCCGTCAGAATGGCTACGACATCAGCGCCGACGCCCTTGGATACCCAGAAAGTTACTATTCGCCACCCGCCGAATTAACCGACCGGATTGAAATACTGCGGGGCGCTTCTTCTCTACAATACGGGACGCAATTCGGGGGGCTCATCAACTTCAAATTGAAAGAAGGCCCAGTCAATAAACCCATTGAAGTAACGGCACGGGCAACGGCGGGATCATGGGGATTTTTTAACACGACAAACAGCATTGGCGGCACCGTTAAAAAGCTGCAGTATTATACCTTCTTCCAACATAAATCAGGCAACGGCTGGCGGCCTAACTCGGAGTTTAACGTGAACACCGCTTATGCTTCTGCTACCTATGCCTTCACGAATAAGTTGTCGCTTACGGTTCAGTACACCTATATGAACTACCTCGCTCACCAGCCCGGTGGATTAACGGATGCACAGTTTGCTATTGATCCGCATCAATCCGTTCGGGCACGGAACTGGTTTAACGTCAACTGGAATCTGGGGGCTGCTATACTGGATTATCAAATCAGCGACCGACTGAAATTCAACTCCCGCTTTTTTGGTCTGGCTGCTGGTCGGTTTGCACTGGGCAATCTGGATTATATCAACCGCTTAGATCCGGGTCTGGCTCGCGACTTGTACAAGGATAACTACAACAACTATGGCAACGAAAGCCGGTTGCTGTACACCTACAAGATAAACGGTAATCCACAGAATCTGTTGGTCGGACTGCGCTATTATCGGGGTAATACGGATCGATCGCAGGGGCTTGGCAATAGCAATTCGACCGGCACTCCCGCCGATTTTATGTTCGTCAATCTGGCCGATTATGCCTACTCGCAGTATACATTTCCGAACTACAATCTGGCGTTGTTCGCGGAGCACATCCTGAGGGTCAACTCCAAGTTAAGCATCATTCCCGGTATTCGATTTGAAAATATTACCACGAAAGCGGACGGTTTCTATTCGGTGATCAATAAAGATCAGGCGGGTAATGTGATTTTCAATCAGCGGATCGAGGAACATAAAAACAATGTCCGGCATTTTCTGATCGGCGGCATTGGTCTGAGTTATTTCCAGAATCAGGCGCTTCAGGTTTACGCCAATATTTCGCAGAATTACCGGGCCATTAATTTCAACGACATTCGCTCGGTCAACCCAAATATTCAGGTCGATCCAAACCTACAGGACGAACGGGGCTATTCGGCTGATATTGGCGTGCGAGGCAACTTGTCTGGCATCCTGAATTACGATGTGAGTTTATTCACCATCAACTACGCCAACAGAATCGGGACGGTGCAAAAGTCGGACCCCGTAACGTTTAATATTTATCGCTATCGGACCAATGTTTCCCAATCCAGAAGTCTCGGTCTGGAGTCGTTCGCCGAACTGGAACTGTTGCATTTCATCGACAAACAAAACAGCCGCACCCGGCTTTCGGTATTTACCAATCTCGCCCTGATCAACGCCCGTTACATTAACAGCGACGAACCGGCCTACCGCGACAAAAAAGTGGAACTGGCACCCGATGTGATTTTCAAAACGGGCTTGTCTTTTCAGCACAAACGCCTGTCCGCCACCTATCAGCTCGCTTACACCAGCGACCAGTTTACCGATGCCACCAACGCCGTCTTTCTGGCCAATGCCATTGATGGACTCGTTCCGGCCTATACTGTCATGGACCTGTCGGGACAATACAAACTGAGCAAAGTTTTCATGCTGCAAGGCTCGATTAACAACCTGGCGAATGCCCGCTATTTCACCCGCCGTGCCGACAGTTACCCCGGCCCCGGTATCATCCCCGCCGATGCCCGCAGCTTTTTCCTGACAGTACAAGTCAAGCTCTAA
- a CDS encoding T9SS type A sorting domain-containing protein, with amino-acid sequence MKTLIKPLLVAFALVITTAYTTFAQAPANAQPSPAFQSGIYTNKAGKLQIALDKQTGHALQIRLADGSGQMFFVKRVGKQETAVRLQLDMSDLPDGAYQLSITDGKQITQHTVTLGTPKPQDVSRLVAIN; translated from the coding sequence ATGAAAACGCTCATCAAACCCCTGCTCGTTGCTTTCGCCCTGGTGATCACCACTGCCTATACTACGTTCGCTCAAGCTCCTGCCAACGCTCAACCAAGCCCTGCTTTCCAAAGTGGCATCTATACCAACAAGGCGGGAAAATTGCAGATCGCTCTGGATAAACAAACGGGTCATGCCCTTCAGATTCGGTTGGCCGATGGCAGTGGGCAAATGTTCTTTGTTAAACGAGTGGGGAAACAAGAAACCGCCGTTCGCTTACAGCTCGATATGAGTGATTTGCCTGACGGGGCTTATCAATTGAGCATCACAGACGGTAAGCAAATTACTCAACACACTGTAACGCTGGGCACTCCGAAACCTCAGGATGTCAGCCGATTGGTAGCCATCAACTAA